In Kitasatospora sp. NA04385, a single genomic region encodes these proteins:
- a CDS encoding class I tRNA ligase family protein, with the protein MAALLVIAPGPTANGDLHLGHLAGPFLSADVCARYARATGRDTLFGTGVHFTQNYIVTTARRLGEQPEELRQRAAEQVEATLAAAGIVPDGFVRFDERYLKTVRTFFERLHGEGHLRLRKVKFPYLPDTGEYLTDAYVRGGCPVCLAEGCAGLCESCGHWIASGELLDPRSTRYPELPVELREKEVLVLPLEEHRPALASYFARLAGTMRPRLAQLVEELMARRLPDYPITLPIDWGIPAPFAETPGQVLYSDTETVAWSLHAVALAAESRGEVPGDEERHWALEAGPEVVYFFGSDASFAFALAGTAMLLALGGLALPAHFVTNEFYELDSDKFSTSRGHVVTGRQLTAEVPRDLARYYLAATGPDYQRTNFTRAAMDRVCGQRLVEPWNRVAAKAEAHLDRGPLPVSARSRHAAALSAERFAAALNPRRFSLSSAAATLTEQLGRLDRWEVTDDDAGDFWHELDLFLRCAAPLLVDLAAEALPDDAIPAEHTATTVRPRALPRLTTRARGGGR; encoded by the coding sequence ATGGCCGCGCTGCTGGTGATCGCCCCCGGCCCCACCGCCAACGGCGACCTGCACCTGGGCCACCTGGCCGGCCCGTTCCTGTCCGCCGACGTGTGCGCCCGCTACGCCCGCGCCACCGGCCGCGACACCCTGTTCGGCACCGGCGTGCACTTCACCCAGAACTACATCGTCACCACCGCCCGCCGGCTCGGCGAACAGCCCGAGGAACTGCGGCAGCGCGCCGCCGAACAGGTCGAGGCCACCCTCGCCGCGGCCGGCATCGTCCCCGACGGCTTCGTCCGCTTCGACGAGCGCTACCTCAAGACCGTCCGCACCTTCTTCGAACGGCTGCACGGCGAAGGGCACTTGAGGCTGCGCAAGGTGAAGTTCCCGTACCTGCCGGACACCGGCGAGTACCTCACCGACGCGTACGTCCGCGGCGGCTGCCCGGTCTGCCTGGCCGAGGGCTGCGCCGGGCTGTGCGAGAGCTGCGGCCACTGGATCGCCTCCGGCGAACTGCTCGACCCGCGCTCCACCCGGTACCCCGAACTCCCGGTCGAACTGCGGGAGAAGGAGGTCCTGGTACTGCCGCTGGAGGAGCACCGCCCCGCGCTGGCCAGCTACTTCGCCCGGCTCGCCGGCACCATGCGGCCCCGGCTCGCCCAGCTCGTCGAGGAGCTGATGGCCCGCCGGCTGCCCGACTACCCGATCACCCTGCCCATCGACTGGGGCATCCCCGCCCCGTTCGCCGAGACCCCCGGCCAGGTGCTGTACTCCGACACCGAGACGGTGGCCTGGAGCCTGCACGCCGTCGCGCTGGCCGCCGAGTCGCGCGGCGAGGTCCCCGGCGACGAGGAACGCCACTGGGCGCTGGAGGCCGGCCCCGAAGTCGTCTACTTCTTCGGCTCCGACGCCAGTTTCGCCTTCGCCCTGGCCGGCACCGCCATGCTGCTCGCCCTCGGCGGACTCGCCCTGCCCGCGCACTTCGTCACCAACGAGTTCTACGAGCTCGACAGCGACAAGTTCTCCACCAGCCGCGGCCACGTCGTCACCGGGCGCCAGCTCACCGCCGAAGTCCCGCGCGACCTGGCCCGCTACTACCTGGCCGCCACCGGCCCCGACTACCAGCGCACCAACTTCACCCGCGCCGCCATGGACCGGGTCTGCGGACAGCGCCTGGTCGAACCCTGGAACCGGGTCGCCGCCAAGGCCGAGGCCCACCTCGACCGCGGCCCGCTGCCCGTCAGCGCCCGCTCCCGGCACGCCGCCGCGCTGAGCGCCGAGCGCTTCGCCGCCGCCCTGAACCCGCGCCGCTTCAGCCTCAGCAGCGCGGCCGCCACCCTCACCGAGCAGCTCGGCCGGCTCGACCGCTGGGAGGTCACCGACGACGACGCCGGCGACTTCTGGCACGAACTCGACCTGTTCCTGCGCTGCGCCGCCCCGCTGCTGGTCGACCTGGCCGCCGAGGCGCTGCCCGACGACGCCATCCCCGCCGAGCACACCGCCACCACCGTCCGCCCCCGCGCCCTGCCCCGGCTGACGACCAGAGCGCGCGGCGGCGGACGGTGA
- a CDS encoding acetyl-CoA carboxylase biotin carboxylase subunit family protein — protein sequence MTQRQETTPGTLLVIGSGLKEYREYLVGPMSRRARAAGLELLLVNNLRPTWQREYFDEIVVADVFDTATMNATVREIAARRTIVGLLCWDEPLVLDAGLLAAELGVPGLSERGVRGVRDKERTRTVLTAAGLRQPGFALTTDLAEARAAAARIGYPVVLKPRAMGASIGVVFAADEHGLDEAFRTALSASRVDPGPYRASVIVEEYAGGPEISVDGAVHKGEYRPLFLARKYSSDEPYFEEVGHVVDAADPLLADPALLAHLADAHRALGVEDGITHTELRLTPRGPLIVEVNGRLGGDLIPLLGRIATGIEPGEVLFDVATGRRPEIAPSRSAVAGISFGCPEQDCRLDELVLPEPGDAPGLLHAAPMAPPGTVLRLPPGGYLARHSFVVCEADSVAACEQRLAAAAALVRTVTSEVGPADPEAPFAMPAGLLDVDR from the coding sequence ATGACGCAACGTCAGGAAACAACGCCGGGCACCCTGCTGGTGATCGGCAGCGGGCTGAAGGAGTACCGCGAGTACCTGGTCGGCCCGATGAGCCGCCGGGCCCGCGCCGCCGGGCTGGAACTGCTGCTGGTCAACAACCTGCGGCCGACCTGGCAGCGCGAGTACTTCGACGAGATCGTGGTCGCCGACGTCTTCGACACCGCCACCATGAACGCCACCGTCCGGGAGATCGCCGCCCGCCGGACCATCGTCGGCCTGCTCTGCTGGGACGAGCCGCTGGTGCTGGACGCCGGCCTGCTGGCCGCCGAGCTCGGCGTCCCCGGCCTGTCCGAGCGCGGCGTGCGCGGCGTGCGCGACAAGGAGCGCACCCGCACCGTGCTCACCGCCGCCGGCCTGCGCCAGCCCGGCTTCGCGCTCACCACCGACCTCGCCGAGGCCCGCGCCGCCGCCGCCCGGATCGGCTACCCGGTGGTGCTCAAGCCGCGCGCCATGGGCGCCAGCATCGGCGTGGTCTTCGCCGCCGACGAGCACGGGCTCGACGAGGCGTTCCGCACCGCGCTGTCCGCCAGCCGGGTCGACCCCGGGCCGTACCGGGCCAGCGTGATCGTCGAGGAGTACGCGGGCGGCCCGGAGATCAGCGTCGACGGCGCCGTCCACAAGGGCGAGTACCGGCCGCTGTTCCTGGCCCGCAAGTACAGCAGCGACGAGCCGTACTTCGAGGAGGTCGGCCACGTCGTCGACGCCGCCGACCCGCTGCTCGCCGACCCCGCCCTGCTGGCCCACCTCGCCGACGCGCACCGGGCGCTCGGCGTCGAGGACGGCATCACCCACACCGAGCTGCGGCTCACCCCGCGCGGCCCGCTGATCGTCGAGGTCAACGGCCGGCTCGGCGGCGACCTGATCCCGCTGCTCGGCCGGATCGCCACCGGCATCGAACCCGGCGAGGTGCTGTTCGACGTCGCCACCGGCCGCCGCCCGGAGATCGCCCCGAGCCGCTCCGCGGTGGCCGGGATCAGCTTCGGCTGCCCCGAACAGGACTGCCGCCTGGACGAGTTGGTCCTCCCGGAGCCCGGCGACGCGCCCGGCCTGCTGCACGCCGCCCCGATGGCCCCGCCCGGTACCGTGCTGCGGCTGCCCCCCGGCGGCTACCTGGCCCGGCACTCCTTCGTGGTCTGCGAGGCCGACAGCGTCGCCGCCTGCGAACAGCGCCTGGCCGCCGCCGCCGCGCTGGTGCGCACCGTCACCTCCGAGGTCGGGCCCGCCGACCCCGAGGCCCCGTTCGCGATGCCCGCCGGGCTGCTGGACGTGGACCGGTGA
- a CDS encoding FAD-binding oxidoreductase — translation MSGATGPAAAGSAVAVDAGSAAAHVLVVGAGVTGLLTAVACARAGHRVTVLERGPLPNPDATSHDQHRAIRTLLPGDPDGTARRLDAHRHWQDLEALFGTPLYRRVGTLTAHPAERLDELLAEADKAGVPVDLPPADRLPPLGLPPGTVGVRELTGGVLLADRVLHAAARWLTARPGVVLRPHSTVRSVFTGSGRIVLDTGEVLRGDLALLAGGPWTRRLADSPVTLHRQTMLYLRRPAGDDRWDDAPAAGGLGRSGRGWVLPPGAGTLLKLSSDTVCRPVADTDSTGEDQRPHLDRLAAEGVLPDLERYPVAGVRVCHYTADTATGGPLLTRVSPGLWTRAACGGGGFSTAPLVAERIAKAVKEAA, via the coding sequence GTGAGCGGTGCCACCGGGCCCGCGGCGGCGGGCAGTGCCGTCGCGGTGGACGCGGGCAGCGCCGCCGCCCACGTCCTGGTGGTCGGCGCGGGCGTCACCGGACTGCTCACCGCGGTCGCCTGCGCCCGGGCCGGCCACCGGGTCACCGTGCTGGAACGCGGCCCGCTGCCCAACCCGGACGCCACCTCGCACGACCAGCACCGCGCCATCCGCACCCTGCTGCCCGGCGACCCCGACGGCACCGCCCGCCGGCTCGACGCGCACCGCCACTGGCAGGACCTGGAGGCCCTGTTCGGCACCCCGCTGTACCGCCGGGTCGGCACGCTCACCGCCCACCCCGCCGAACGCCTCGACGAACTGCTCGCCGAGGCCGACAAGGCCGGCGTCCCCGTCGACCTGCCGCCGGCCGACCGGCTCCCGCCGCTGGGGCTGCCGCCCGGCACCGTCGGGGTGCGCGAACTCACCGGCGGCGTCCTGCTCGCCGACCGGGTGCTGCACGCCGCCGCCCGCTGGCTCACCGCCCGGCCCGGCGTGGTGCTGCGCCCGCACAGCACCGTCCGCTCGGTGTTCACCGGCTCCGGCCGGATCGTGCTGGACACCGGCGAGGTGCTCCGCGGCGACCTCGCCCTGCTGGCCGGCGGCCCCTGGACGCGCCGGCTCGCCGACAGCCCCGTCACCCTGCACCGGCAGACCATGCTCTACCTGCGCCGCCCCGCCGGGGACGACCGCTGGGACGACGCGCCCGCCGCCGGCGGCCTCGGCCGCTCCGGCCGCGGCTGGGTGCTGCCGCCCGGCGCCGGCACCCTGCTCAAACTCAGCTCCGACACGGTGTGCCGCCCCGTCGCGGACACCGACAGCACCGGCGAGGACCAGCGGCCCCACCTGGACCGGCTGGCCGCCGAGGGCGTCCTGCCCGACCTGGAGCGCTACCCCGTGGCCGGCGTCCGGGTCTGCCACTACACCGCGGACACCGCCACCGGCGGCCCGCTGCTCACCCGGGTCTCCCCGGGCCTGTGGACCCGCGCCGCGTGCGGCGGCGGCGGGTTCTCCACCGCTCCGCTGGTCGCGGAACGCATCGCCAAGGCAGTGAAGGAGGCGGCATGA
- a CDS encoding MFS transporter: protein MTDDDGPPIGVLDTLRATPATVRYLLGGVLVNQLGAFVQTFLVLYLTHEGLSDGTAGLALGAYSLGTVFGTVLGGEITHRFGARATIVAAMAGSAPLVAVLPLLVRPGLVPVLLVTIALAGLAAQAYRPAAAVLLSDLMPERYHVMAFSMMRIALNTGAALAPLIAAGVILLDWDLLFWIDGATTLLYALLAHRLLPRHAVPEPAPRTRAERRSDGRAAYARMLRDRAYLAYLAAVVLGTVAYVQSSISLPLEIVHDDYPTWLYSAVLTASSLVLITCELKITAYITRIPTYLAVGVGHLVNSVGLAAYGLAVHSGAFVLFGAVLAVSGLMIAGPSMFAHPATFPDGSKARYLATMQAAAGLASAVGPLFGVWAWTHLHAGFWVLMAVVNGLAGVLAVYGIKHRAQQRTAAAGAATDQDPVGETV, encoded by the coding sequence ATGACCGACGACGACGGGCCCCCGATCGGCGTCCTCGACACGCTCAGGGCCACCCCGGCCACCGTCCGGTACCTGCTCGGCGGCGTACTGGTCAACCAGCTCGGCGCGTTCGTCCAGACCTTCCTGGTGCTCTACCTGACGCACGAGGGCCTGTCGGACGGCACCGCGGGCCTCGCGCTCGGCGCGTACAGCCTGGGCACCGTGTTCGGCACCGTCCTCGGCGGGGAGATCACCCACCGGTTCGGGGCGCGCGCCACCATCGTCGCGGCGATGGCCGGCTCGGCGCCGCTGGTCGCGGTGCTGCCGCTGCTGGTCCGGCCGGGGCTGGTCCCGGTGCTGCTGGTGACGATCGCGCTGGCCGGCCTGGCCGCCCAGGCGTACCGGCCCGCCGCCGCGGTGCTGCTCAGCGACCTGATGCCGGAGCGCTACCACGTGATGGCGTTCTCGATGATGCGCATCGCCCTGAACACCGGCGCGGCGCTCGCCCCGCTGATCGCCGCCGGGGTGATCCTGCTCGACTGGGACCTGCTGTTCTGGATCGACGGCGCCACCACCCTGCTGTACGCGCTGCTCGCCCACCGGCTGCTGCCCCGGCACGCGGTGCCCGAGCCGGCGCCGCGGACGAGGGCCGAACGCCGCTCCGACGGCCGGGCCGCGTACGCCCGGATGCTCCGCGACCGGGCCTACCTCGCCTACCTGGCCGCGGTGGTGCTCGGGACGGTCGCCTACGTGCAGTCCTCGATCTCGCTGCCGCTGGAGATCGTGCACGACGACTACCCGACCTGGCTGTACAGCGCGGTGCTCACCGCCTCCTCGCTGGTGCTGATCACCTGCGAGCTGAAGATCACCGCGTACATCACCCGGATCCCCACCTACCTGGCGGTCGGCGTCGGCCACCTGGTCAACTCGGTCGGCCTCGCCGCCTACGGGCTGGCCGTGCACTCCGGGGCGTTCGTGCTGTTCGGCGCGGTGCTCGCGGTCAGCGGGCTGATGATCGCCGGGCCCAGCATGTTCGCCCACCCGGCCACCTTCCCGGACGGCTCGAAGGCCCGCTACCTGGCCACCATGCAGGCCGCGGCCGGCCTGGCCTCGGCCGTCGGACCGCTGTTCGGCGTGTGGGCCTGGACGCACCTGCACGCCGGGTTCTGGGTGCTGATGGCCGTGGTCAACGGCCTGGCCGGGGTGCTCGCGGTGTACGGCATCAAGCACCGGGCGCAGCAGCGCACCGCCGCCGCCGGAGCGGCCACCGACCAGGACCCCGTGGGAGAGACCGTATGA
- a CDS encoding acyl-CoA dehydrogenase family protein → MSAARWAGPPQDAAEVLRRAKEIAPVLRERAPEIEAHRTLPAEVVELLRATGVFRMCFAREWGGPELTSVEQLEVVEALAYGDASAAWCGVIGANSGLLANFLYQSVVKDVYPSLDLITAGVLAPAGRAERVPGGFRLSGRWSFGSGIRHSDWVTSGAFLFQDGEPWAEPGSPHAHDSRQFLVPRSAVEVLDDWDTTGLCGTGSCDYTMTDVFVPDEHTFTFWEVRGTPGPLAQPDSFMRALCGVPLGVARAALDHAREVATTRYDRMAGRSWADSWRVQTELASCEAEFNAAREGVYGAARRQWAVLAAGGTLDDLTPAERAASPLAWLHAFRASRAVVTRLYDLLQTWSINRSSPMDRWLRDTAVMCQNLTAQDAVLESVGAYLLGRPPLFRISLGLDR, encoded by the coding sequence GTGAGCGCCGCGCGCTGGGCCGGACCGCCCCAGGACGCCGCCGAGGTGCTGCGCCGGGCCAAGGAGATCGCCCCCGTGCTGCGGGAGAGGGCCCCGGAGATCGAGGCCCACCGCACGCTGCCCGCCGAGGTGGTCGAACTGCTCCGCGCCACCGGCGTGTTCCGGATGTGCTTCGCCCGCGAGTGGGGCGGCCCCGAGCTCACCTCCGTCGAACAGTTGGAGGTGGTCGAGGCGCTGGCGTACGGCGACGCCTCGGCCGCCTGGTGCGGCGTGATCGGCGCCAACAGCGGGCTGCTCGCCAACTTCCTGTACCAGTCCGTGGTGAAGGACGTGTACCCGAGCCTGGACCTGATCACCGCCGGGGTGCTCGCCCCGGCCGGCCGGGCCGAGCGCGTCCCCGGCGGCTTCCGGCTCAGCGGCCGCTGGTCGTTCGGCTCCGGGATCAGGCACAGCGACTGGGTCACCTCCGGGGCCTTCCTGTTCCAGGACGGCGAGCCCTGGGCCGAGCCCGGCAGCCCGCACGCGCACGACTCCCGGCAGTTCCTGGTGCCGCGCTCCGCCGTCGAGGTGCTCGACGACTGGGACACCACCGGCCTGTGCGGGACGGGCAGTTGCGACTACACCATGACCGACGTGTTCGTCCCCGACGAGCACACCTTCACCTTCTGGGAGGTCCGCGGCACCCCGGGCCCGCTCGCCCAGCCGGACTCCTTCATGCGCGCCCTGTGCGGCGTCCCGCTCGGGGTGGCCCGGGCCGCGCTCGACCACGCCCGCGAGGTCGCCACCACCCGCTACGACCGGATGGCCGGGCGCAGTTGGGCCGACAGCTGGCGGGTGCAGACCGAACTCGCCAGCTGCGAGGCCGAGTTCAACGCGGCCCGGGAGGGCGTGTACGGCGCGGCGCGCCGCCAGTGGGCGGTGCTGGCGGCCGGCGGCACCCTGGACGACCTCACCCCGGCCGAGCGCGCCGCCTCCCCGCTCGCCTGGCTGCACGCCTTCCGGGCCTCCCGCGCCGTCGTCACCCGGCTCTACGACCTGCTGCAGACCTGGTCGATCAACCGCAGCTCGCCGATGGACCGCTGGCTGCGCGACACCGCGGTGATGTGCCAGAACCTGACCGCCCAGGACGCCGTGCTGGAGTCGGTCGGCGCCTACCTGCTCGGCCGCCCCCCGCTGTTCCGGATCAGCCTCGGCCTGGACCGCTGA
- a CDS encoding lysine N(6)-hydroxylase/L-ornithine N(5)-oxygenase family protein produces MADLEVGVLAIGAGPANLALAAAIEESGSAELAERTLLLEQAPDIKWQRDLLMPWARSQVSFLKDLVTLRDPRSRFSFLNFLHQHDRLDQFINLGTFHPHRWEFSDYLQWVARSLEKVRIRYDAKVVSAEPRHDADGKLAGWQVTLADGDTIRCRDLVVGAGRDMHIPAVFADLPAEKVIHSARFRSRINAVDKDAPLRTVVIGGAQSAAEMFMALYENLPNSTVTMLVRSIGLQNYQTSKFVNELFYPSFVDEFFDAPAETRAQLLDEMRFTNYAALAPPFLDELYMLLYREKMIGTGRAEVRPMTEVLAAREEDGEVVLDLRDRRTGKVTEQRCDLVLLGTGYDGRMPALVRELTEKAGLPEVTVSRDYRVDLGAGTDAALYLQGVNEATHGIADSLISVLAHRARDITGDLLERHGLATVAAGGR; encoded by the coding sequence GTGGCTGACCTAGAGGTGGGCGTACTGGCGATCGGCGCCGGACCGGCGAACCTGGCCCTCGCCGCCGCGATCGAGGAGAGCGGATCGGCCGAACTGGCCGAGCGCACCCTGCTGCTGGAACAGGCCCCGGACATCAAGTGGCAGCGCGACCTGCTGATGCCCTGGGCCCGCAGCCAGGTCTCCTTCCTGAAGGACCTGGTGACCCTGCGCGACCCGCGCAGCCGCTTCTCGTTCCTCAACTTCCTGCACCAGCACGACCGGCTGGACCAGTTCATCAACCTGGGCACCTTCCACCCGCACCGCTGGGAGTTCTCCGACTACCTCCAGTGGGTGGCCCGCTCGCTGGAGAAGGTGCGCATCCGCTACGACGCCAAGGTCGTCTCCGCCGAACCGAGGCACGACGCCGACGGCAAGCTGGCCGGCTGGCAGGTCACCCTCGCCGACGGCGACACCATCCGCTGCCGCGACCTGGTCGTCGGCGCCGGCCGCGACATGCACATCCCCGCGGTCTTCGCCGACCTGCCCGCCGAGAAGGTCATCCACAGCGCCCGCTTCCGCAGCCGGATCAACGCCGTCGACAAGGACGCCCCGCTGCGCACCGTGGTGATCGGCGGCGCGCAGAGCGCCGCCGAGATGTTCATGGCGCTGTACGAGAACCTGCCGAACTCCACCGTCACCATGCTGGTCCGCTCGATCGGCCTGCAGAACTACCAGACCAGCAAGTTCGTCAACGAGCTGTTCTACCCGTCCTTCGTCGACGAGTTCTTCGACGCCCCCGCCGAGACCCGCGCCCAGCTGCTCGACGAGATGCGGTTCACCAACTACGCGGCGCTCGCCCCGCCGTTCCTCGACGAGCTCTACATGCTGCTCTACCGGGAGAAGATGATCGGCACCGGCCGGGCCGAGGTCCGCCCGATGACCGAGGTGCTCGCCGCCCGCGAGGAGGACGGCGAGGTCGTCCTCGACCTGCGCGACCGGCGCACCGGCAAGGTCACCGAGCAGCGCTGCGACTTGGTCCTGCTCGGCACCGGCTACGACGGCCGGATGCCGGCCCTGGTCCGGGAGCTGACCGAGAAGGCCGGGCTGCCCGAGGTCACCGTCAGCCGCGACTACCGGGTCGACCTGGGCGCCGGCACCGACGCCGCGCTGTACCTGCAGGGCGTCAACGAGGCCACCCACGGCATCGCCGACTCGCTGATCAGCGTGCTCGCCCACCGGGCCCGCGACATCACCGGCGACCTGCTGGAGCGCCACGGCCTGGCCACCGTCGCGGCGGGCGGCCGCTGA
- a CDS encoding ATP-grasp domain-containing protein, whose translation MNGPSTGPRPVLIIGYVAFAVATVAAFQDADSVVYVEEPDVARKRHLAEAVEGIGFARALIEWEYHLPGRADAFFAAHPGLDPVAVIPAVEYAVPFAARLAERYGLPGAGLGAAQLLRDKHQLRVVAAAAGIANPASEPVADAAALAGFMARHPGPVVLKPANRQASVGTRVVRAPEEVAAAWAFGQAQDEGVFVPDRPIAPAMLAEQYVAGSEFSVEMLVADGRPVFANTTGKLLYPGPYPIEAGHTVPAELPTETHELLAAETERLAAAVGFGTGVLHCEWILADGVPVLVECAGRLPGDSITDLIEAAYPVELTRAYYALMRGEPTGELPAKAERATAAAFLAPGRPGTVTAVHGLDAAAAAEGVQLAVVGIAAGHRSAGLRSSWDRVGIVTTRADTPAEARRLADAAAALVRFDLDSQAAEES comes from the coding sequence ATGAACGGCCCGTCGACCGGCCCGCGGCCGGTGCTGATCATCGGCTACGTGGCCTTCGCGGTCGCCACCGTCGCCGCCTTCCAGGACGCCGACTCGGTGGTCTACGTGGAGGAGCCGGACGTCGCCCGCAAGCGGCACCTCGCCGAGGCCGTCGAGGGCATCGGCTTCGCCCGCGCCCTGATCGAGTGGGAGTACCACCTGCCCGGCCGCGCGGACGCCTTCTTCGCCGCCCACCCCGGGCTCGACCCGGTCGCGGTGATCCCCGCCGTCGAGTACGCGGTGCCGTTCGCGGCCCGGCTCGCCGAACGCTACGGGCTGCCCGGCGCCGGCCTGGGCGCCGCCCAACTGCTGCGCGACAAGCACCAGTTGCGGGTGGTCGCGGCGGCCGCCGGAATCGCCAACCCGGCCTCCGAGCCGGTCGCCGACGCCGCCGCGCTGGCCGGCTTCATGGCCCGGCACCCCGGCCCGGTGGTGCTCAAGCCCGCCAACCGGCAGGCCTCGGTCGGCACCCGGGTGGTCCGCGCCCCCGAGGAGGTGGCCGCGGCCTGGGCGTTCGGGCAGGCGCAGGACGAGGGCGTGTTCGTCCCGGACCGGCCGATCGCGCCCGCCATGCTGGCCGAACAGTACGTCGCCGGGTCGGAGTTCAGCGTCGAGATGCTGGTCGCCGACGGCCGCCCGGTGTTCGCCAACACCACCGGCAAGCTGCTCTACCCCGGCCCGTACCCGATCGAGGCCGGGCACACCGTCCCGGCCGAACTCCCGACCGAGACGCACGAGTTGCTGGCCGCCGAGACCGAACGGCTGGCCGCCGCGGTCGGCTTCGGCACCGGCGTGCTGCACTGCGAGTGGATCCTCGCCGACGGCGTCCCCGTCCTGGTGGAGTGCGCCGGACGGCTGCCCGGTGACTCCATCACCGACCTGATCGAGGCGGCCTACCCGGTCGAACTCACCCGCGCCTACTACGCCCTGATGCGCGGCGAGCCGACCGGCGAGCTGCCCGCCAAGGCCGAACGCGCCACCGCCGCCGCCTTCCTGGCCCCCGGCCGGCCCGGCACCGTCACCGCCGTGCACGGCCTGGACGCGGCCGCCGCCGCCGAGGGCGTGCAGCTCGCCGTGGTCGGCATCGCCGCCGGCCACCGCAGCGCCGGACTGCGCAGCTCCTGGGACCGGGTCGGCATCGTCACCACCCGCGCCGACACCCCCGCCGAGGCCCGCCGGCTGGCCGACGCGGCCGCCGCCCTGGTCCGGTTCGACCTCGACTCCCAAGCAGCGGAGGAATCATGA